The following are from one region of the Oncorhynchus nerka isolate Pitt River linkage group LG8, Oner_Uvic_2.0, whole genome shotgun sequence genome:
- the LOC115133347 gene encoding LOW QUALITY PROTEIN: uncharacterized protein LOC115133347 (The sequence of the model RefSeq protein was modified relative to this genomic sequence to represent the inferred CDS: inserted 2 bases in 1 codon), giving the protein MASALSHLSPMSGREREGWSDGGGEDRVEDEFACSGALRGALLSFHPSLERIFGVSFMIGREEDAVLPHDGQIWLKLRGGRNDVVAAKLFVKGVVNQEAPQEVTYPGVLHCVFCGARGLFMDCLIRNTSACIVVVSPGFLLISGLAEPVVRAYSLITDLVERSEGTQGRFSEPRDRAAGETLDSRRAFKSLVERWDDRHTLDLLVLPGAVKETLLGLVRESGLGSNPGPGGLNPGHGGSNPGHGCLNPGPGLGSNPIPGLGLNLGLGGSRDRVGLMDTDTQRLWDSQFELDALTLMDTRIGTRAGEARDIQEVQGISMTKSTTKPSEHSYHNQDPGLQNIGLFSQQTFTTATVKVTEGSRYGTQGGIGIGNEAAPRDPIFHSFPQNEDICGRAEGSEGAKEVQGHSPQEVKEEGHLEEEEEIETEEGEGNMLSVGSKEEFGLLLKFFTAMGYAEDVVLRVLAQPRPREASQILDLVQQEQDRTRLAMNSLVELAHREVEERGSEGEESGGEEVRGKRSGIDKRVEMEGGVGEGVRAREEQREEKGRGGESAGLSDDLSKDSTEVDRGRGEGGRESDEGNSKGGEVGNDFVLGVLKRAAANCGYTEEKVTEVYSMLPELSIRQLLLELQREDTRETEAKSQDRVRDEPREVNEVVSEVRKKKCRKEEAEKERGKERKAPAQPFTTTENRGVERKSAKGMSERKTDEVGGVKVPDRTVDGPVRVEPDLAQWNAVMNQVPFPTHGLQKNPTQTRQQPGQXHTPRRASPPLVRGPPQPTYPITLPPQPTNLPLFPHQLVYPLSQPHQTTLDSALTVNNSSATRVKEKLGFLTLATEVGERKGLPAPAVDRWGLPPMVAGSLVTGQQRFLEGLQTPFDLKLTDQPGDPGLRMVVIDGSNVAMSHGLGNFFSCRGIALAVQHFWNRGHRRISTLLPQWRQKRDPRVKEQHYLTELQNLGLLSYTPSREVQGKRINSYDDRFMLQLAQKTDGVIVTNDNLRDLLDESDEWRDIIKKRLLQYTFVGDHFMVPDDPLGREGPHLDDFLRLLHRTPVSGSHSFAGTASTPFPQAPRAQTEVLKFRDRTPGVAVEPESSQARGRGKRKGQAKAGHGSPGMDLVPGMGLGLDMERSAAETSRLRESLSQVFPGQDSIVTLVLQCNPTVTDINSLSHFMLQQQIESEHGGVD; this is encoded by the exons ATGGCCTCTGCCCTGAGCCATCTCTCTCCAAtgtctggaagagagagagaaggatggagtgatggaggaggagaggaccggGTGGAGGATGAGTTTGCGTGTTCCGGCGCGCTACGCGGAGCCCTActgtccttccacccctccctggaGAGGATATTTGGGGTGTCCTTTATGatcgggagagaggaggatgctgTGTTGCCACATGATGGACAGATCTGGCTTAAACTAAGAGGAGGAAGGAACGACGTTGTGGCTGCCAAA TTGTTTGTTAAGGGAGTTGTGAACCAGGAGGCCCCGCAGGAAGTTACGTATCCAGGGGTCCTTCACTGTGTGTTCTGTGGAGCACGGGGGCTGTTCATGGACTGCCTGATCAGAAACACCTCTGCTTGCATAGTG GTGGTTTCCCCAGGCTTCCTGCTCATCTCAGGTCTGGCAGAACCAGTGGTCAGGGCCTACTCCCTGATCACAGACCTTGTGGAGCGCTCCGAGGGCACCCAGGGACGATTCAGCGAGCCTAGGGACAGGGCAGCAGGCGAGACCCTGGATTCTCGTCGGGCCTTCAAGTCTCTGGTGGAGAGATGGGATGACAGGCACACTCTGGACCTGCTAGTGCTACCGGGAGCAGTGAAGGAGACTTTACTGGGTCTGGTAAGGGAATCTGGGCTGGGATCTAACCCTGGTCCCGGGGGCTTGAACCCGGGTCATGGGGGTTCAAACCCAGGTCATGGGTGTTTAAATCCTGGTCCAGGGCTGGGCTCAAACCCCATTCCAGGGCTGGGCTTGAACCTTGGTCTTGGGGGGTCTAGAGACAGAGTGGGTCTAATGGACACTGATACACAGAGACTATGGGACAGCCAATTCGAATTAGATGCACTAACACTTATGGATACCAGAATAGGGACCAGAGCTGGAGAGGCAAGGGACATACAGGAAGTACAGGGGATTTCAATGACCAAATCAACGACCAAACCTTCCGAACATTCCTACCACAACCAAGACCCTGGTCTACAGAATATTGGACTGTTTTCTCAACAGACGTTCACTACCGCAACTGTAAAAGTTACAGAGGGAAGCAGATATGGGACACAAGGAGGGATAGGGATTGGGAACGAAGCAGCCCCCCGAGATCCCATCTTCCACTCTTTCCCCCAAAACGAAGACATTTGTGGCCGAGCCGAGGGGTCGGAGGGGGCAAAAGAGGTACAAGGGCATTCCCCACAGGAGGTAAAGGAGGAGGGACacctggaagaggaggaggagatagagacagaggagggagaagggaacatGTTGTCAGTAGGGAGCAAGGAGGAGTTTGGCCTGCTTCTGAAGTTCTTCACGGCTATGGGCTATGCGGAAGACGTGGTACTGAGGGTCCTAGCCCAGCCCAGACCCAGAGAAGCTTCCCAGATCCTGGACCTGGTGCAACAAGAGCAGGACCGGACCAGACTGGCCATGAACAGCCTTGTGGAGCTAGCgcatagagaggtggaggagaggggaagcgAGGGGGAGGAGAGCGGAGGTGAAGAAGTGAGAGGAAAGAGAAGCGGTATAGATAAaagagtggagatggagggaggcgtGGGAGAAGGGGTGAGGGCTAGAGAAGAgcaaagagaggagaagggaagaggaggggagagtgcaGGATTGTCTGATGATTTGTCCAAGGATTCAACAGAGGTAGAcagggggagaggtgaggggggcaGGGAGAGCGATGAAGGGAACAgtaagggaggagaggtggggaacgATTTTGTACTGGGGGTGCTGAAGAGGGCTGCGGCCAACTGTGGGTACACAGAGGAGAAGGTAACagaagtatacagtatgttacctgaaCTGTCCATACGTCAGCTACTCCTGGAGCTACAGAGAGAGGACACCAGAGAGACAGAAGCCAAATCCCAGGACAGGGTACGTGACGAACCAAGAGAGGTGAATGAGGTTGTCTCAGAGGTACGGAAAAAGAAGTGCAGAAAAGAGGaagcggagaaggagaggggtaaagagaggaaGGCACCGGCACAACCATTCACAACTACTGAAAACCGAGGAGTAGAAAGGAAGAGTGCCAAAGGAATGAGTGAAAGGAAGACGGATGAGGTAGGAGGAGTGAAGGTGCCAGACCGAACCGTTGATGGCccagttagggttgaaccggatCTGGCTCAGTGGAATGCTGTGATGAACCAGGTTCCGTTCCCGACCCATGGTCTCCAGAAGAACCCCACACAGACACGACAGCAACCCGGCCA ACACACCCCCCGTCGAGCCAGCCCCCCTTTAGTCAGAGGGCCTCCCCAGCCCACCTACCCCATCACACTACCTCCACAACCCACCAACCTTCCCTTATTTCCCCATCAACTCGTTTACCCTCTCAGCCAGCCACACCAGACCACCTTAGACTCCGCCCTCACCGTGAATAACTCCTCAGCAACCAGAGTGAAGGAGAAACTGGGTTTCCTTACCCTAGCAACAGAGGTTGGAGAAAGAAAGGGTCTCCCTGCCCCGGCTGTTGACAGATGGGGTCTCCCGCCAATGGTAGCAGGGTCGTTAGTGACCGGGCAGCAGCGCTTCCTGGAAGGACTACAGACGCCATTTGACCTCAAGCTGACTGACCAACCAGGAGACCCAGGGCTCAGGATGGTGGTCATCGACGGGAGCAATGTTGCCATGAG TCACGGTCTGGGTAATTTCTTCTCGTGTCGAGGAATCGCCCTGGCCGTGCAACACTTCTGGAACCGCGGCCATCGCAGAATCAGCACCTTACTGCCCCAGTGGAGGCAGAAGAGAGACCCCCGGGTCAAAG AGCAGCACTACCTTACTGAGCTCCAGAACCTGGGTCTCCTCTCCTACACCCCCTCCAGAGAGGTCCAGGGGAAGAGGATAAACTCATACGATGACAG GTTCatgctgcagctggcccagaagaCGGATGGCGTGATCGTGACAAATGACAACCTTAGAGACCTGCTGGATGAGTCCGATGAATGGAGAGACATCATCAAGAAAAG ACTCCTCCAGTACACGTTTGTAGGTGATCACTTCATGGTGCCTGATGACCCGCTGGGCCGAGAAGGACCCCATCTGGATGACTTCCTACGCTTACTGcacag gactccTGTCTCAGGCAGTCACTCATTTGCGGGCACTGCCTCCACCCCCTTCCCCCAAGCTCCCAGGGCCCAGACAGAGGTCCTGAAGTTCAGGGACAGAACACCTGGTGTAGCTGTAGAGCCAGAGTCCAGCCAGGCCCGCGGCAGAGGGAAAAGGAAGGGGCAGGCTAAGGCTGGACACGGTAGCCCTGGAATGGACCTTGTTCCAGGGATGGGCCTTGGCCTGGATATGGAGAGGAGTGCAGCAGAGACCTCCAGACTTAGGGAGAGCTTATCCCAGGTGTTCCCAGGACAAGACAGCATTGTTACTCTGGTGCTGCAGTGTAACCCTACAGTGACTGACATCAATTCACTGTCACACTTTATGCTGCAGCAACAGATAGAGAGTGAGCATGGGGGCGTAGACTGA